A genomic segment from Lates calcarifer isolate ASB-BC8 linkage group LG13, TLL_Latcal_v3, whole genome shotgun sequence encodes:
- the htr7c gene encoding 5-hydroxytryptamine receptor 7 — MYNTSGNEFTNNKRGDISEVINGSLHLFYNILGTASPTAMWNESCGEQLLDFGRPEKIIIGVMLAIITAVTVMGNTLVVIAVCVVKKLRQPSNYLLVSLAVADLSVAIVVMPFVIVTDLTGGKWLFGEVFCNIFIGMDVMCCTASIMTLCVISVDRYLGITRPLTYPARQNGQLMAKMILGVWLVSASITLPPFCGWAKNVHTAGVCLISQDFGYTIYSTAVAFYIPMLVMLVMYYKIFRAARKSGAKHRFTDLSRRDRLETVANEALRMQGLKPPGVAEECAALSRLLNRERRNISIFKREQKAATTLGVIVGVFAVCWLPFFILSTARPFICGVECSCVPIWLERTLLWLGYANSLMNPFIYAFFNRDLRSTYRDLLRCRYRNINRRLSAVGVHEALKV; from the exons ATGTACAATACTTCGGGCAATGAGTTCACTAATAACAAGAGAGGGGATATTTCCGAAGTTATCAATGGCTCTCTGCATCTCTTCTACAACATCCTCGGCACCGCTAGTCCCACAGCCATGTGGAACGAGTCGTGCGGGGAGCAGCTGCTGGATTTCGGGCGCCCGGAGAAGATCATTATCGGGGTTATGCTGGCGATCATCACGGCCGTCACCGTGATGGGAAACACGCTGGTGGTGATCGCTGTGTGCGTGGTGAAGAAACTGAGGCAACCTTCAAACTACCTTCTGGTGTCCCTTGCAGTGGCGGACCTGTCAGTGGCCATAGTTGTGATGCCGTTTGTGATAGTGACAGACCTCACCGGGGGCAAGTGGCTTTTTGGGGAGGTGTTCTGCAACATTTTCATCGGCATGGATGTAATGTGCTGCACTGCCTCCATCATGACCCTGTGTGTCATCAGCGTGGATAG GTATTTGGGGATCACACGGCCCCTCACCTACCCAGCCAGGCAGAACGGTCAGCTGATGGCAAAGATGATCCTGGGAGTGTGGCTGGTGTCAGCATCCATCACCTTGCCACCTTTCTGCGGCTGGGCCAAAAACGTCCACACAGCCGGCGTGTGCCTCATTAGCCAAGACTTTGGCTACACCATCTATTCCACAGCCGTAGCCTTTTACATCCCTATGCTGGTCATGCTGGTCATGTATTACAAGATCTTCAGGGCTGCTCGCAAGAGTGGCGCCAAGCACCGCTTCACCGACCTTTCGCGGCGCGATCGCCTTGAAACTGTGGCTAATGAGGCGCTGCGCATGCAGGGCCTGAAGCCGCCCGGCGTGGCGGAGGAGTGTGCCGCCCTGTCCCGCCTGCTGAACCGTGAGCGCAGGAACATCTCCATCTTCAAACGGGAGCAGAAAGCAGCCACAACATTGGGGGTGATAGTGGGTGTCTTTGCTGTGTGCTGGCTGCCATTCTTCATCCTGTCTACAGCCAGGCCCTTTATCTGTGGAGTGGAGTGTAGTTGTGTGCCCATCTGGCTGGAGCGCACGCTGCTCTGGTTAGGCTACGCCAACTCCCTAATGAACCCCTTCATCTACGCCTTCTTCAACCGAGACCTGCGCTCTACTTACCGTGACCTTCTCCGCTGTCGTTATCGTAACATCAACCGTCGACTGTCTGCTGTGGGCGTGCACGAGGCTCTCAAGGTGTAA